The Candidatus Poribacteria bacterium sequence CGACCACATTAAAAGCATCTGAACAGTTTGGCACGGTCACAGACATAACACACGGACGAGCGGAGATTCGGGTGATTGGTCCTGCTAGTCAAGAACTTTTGAGTAAGGTATGCGGATTGGATTTCCATCCTTCGGTGTTCCCAAACGAAACGGCGAAACAGAGCAGTCTTGCCAAGACAACACAGTTAATCATTCGCAGGGACATCGGTAAATTACCGGCATTTTCCATCATCGGCGCACAGTCGTTGGGTCCCTATGTCTGGGATACCCTAATGGAGGCAGGCAGAGAATTTGGGATTGTCCCGATTGGCAGGGCGGCGTTAGCTGCGTTAGAGGACAAGTAAACGGGGAGGTAGACCGCCTGTGACGGCAAAGAAACTGACATGTGAAAATCTCATCGAATGCGGGTTAGACAAATCCACATCGGATCGCCTGATAGAGCGCATCAATCCGTTACTCGCGTCGCTTCCAGCTGCAGCGTGTTGGAGGGCAATTTCGCAAACCGTTTTAACCCCTGATCACCCGTTCGCCCTTCACCAACTCCTCCACAATACAGTTTTTGCCGACTGGAAGGGAGTGGCTGCCCCGGCTTGGTTTCCGGCGGAAGATGAAATTGAGAAGACAAATATTGCGGCGGTTATGCGGGAGTTAGATCTCGATTCTTACGAGGCACTCCATTCATGGTCGGTACGCCATCGCACTGATTTTTGGAGGTTGATGATTGAAAGACTTGGGATTCAATTCCATCAGAAATTTAGCGAAGTAGTGGACTTGTCTCAAGGAGATGAATTTCCCAAGTGGCTCGTAGA is a genomic window containing:
- a CDS encoding aminomethyltransferase family protein, with amino-acid sequence MSTSKTPVKLTPLHSTAQRLGATFTEQRGWRIPEVYTTSEVEIAAAQGSLALADETPNGKLLFEGDQAESVLMDVFDLDSLKVNEGRDGIYRLRNDLFFISTPPGREVSTQRKLTTTLKASEQFGTVTDITHGRAEIRVIGPASQELLSKVCGLDFHPSVFPNETAKQSSLAKTTQLIIRRDIGKLPAFSIIGAQSLGPYVWDTLMEAGREFGIVPIGRAALAALEDK